In one Limosilactobacillus oris genomic region, the following are encoded:
- the carB gene encoding carbamoyl-phosphate synthase large subunit, with translation MPKRTDIHKILVIGSGPIIIGQAAEFDYSGTQACLALREEGYETVLVNSNPATIMTDNEIADHVYIEPLTVESVSRIIRKEYPDAILPTLGGQIGLNLAVALSKTGLLDELGIQLLGTKLASIDEAEDREKFKELMQRLGEPVPASQTVETVDEALAFAHQIGYPVIVRPAFTMGGTGGGMCHNDEELRTIAANGLDLSPATQCLIEKSIAGYKEVEFEVMRDAADNAMVVCCMENFDPVGIHTGDSIVFAPSQTLSDRDYQMLRDCALKLIRALKIEGGCNVQLALDPNSYHYDVIEVNPRVSRSSALASKATGYPIAKMAAKIAVGLTLDEIKNPVTGTTYAEFEPALDYVVCKIPRWPFDKFNRADRRLGSQMKATGEVMAIGRTAEEALQKAVRSLEIDEKDLYSASAHAATDTALEDKLVHAEDDRLFYIAEAFSRGYSIDDVHELTKINDYFLDIVAHLVELEQAIKDQPNDVATLRQAKKCGFSDPTIARLWETTPAAVRDLRKANGIVPVYKMVDTCAAEFESATPYFYSTYDRENESQRTDKKSVLVIGSGPIRIGQGVEFDYATVHCVKALQALGYEAIVMNSNPETVSTDFSISDKLYFEPLTLEDVMNVIDLEQPEGVIVQFGGQTAINLAAGLEKNGVQILGTSVKDLDAAEDRRIFDEIIKQLDLKQPVGLTATTHQGVIDAAKQIGYPVLVRPSYVLGGKAMEIVYNEDELRQYLKENADVASDHPILIDAYLEGRECEVDAICDGQDVLLPGIMEHIEHAGVHSGDSMAVYPPQSFDDDIKQQIVGATKKLAIALKCRGIMNIQFIIHDHEAYVLEVNPRASRTVPFLSKITGIEMAQVATRVILGESLADQGYHDGLYPESKTIHVKAPVFSFNKLDDVDAYLGPEMKSTGEVMGSDQTFAKALYKAFAGAKMQLPDNGSVLLTIEDNDKETILPLAKRFALIGYRLLATKGTADFLKENGLHVETVGKIGEDDGDVNIINKLKDNRVDLVINTMGHDYAKNSDGFIIRQTAIEHNIPLLTALDTVDALLRALENRSFSTTAL, from the coding sequence ATGCCTAAACGCACGGATATTCATAAAATTTTAGTGATTGGTTCTGGCCCGATTATCATTGGGCAGGCCGCAGAATTTGACTATTCAGGAACTCAGGCGTGCCTGGCCTTGCGGGAAGAAGGTTATGAGACCGTCCTGGTGAACTCCAACCCGGCAACGATCATGACCGACAATGAAATTGCCGATCACGTTTATATCGAACCGCTGACGGTCGAGTCCGTTTCCCGGATTATTCGTAAGGAGTACCCGGATGCCATCCTGCCGACTTTGGGTGGACAGATTGGCTTAAACCTGGCGGTAGCCTTGTCGAAGACCGGCCTGTTGGATGAACTCGGCATCCAACTGCTGGGGACCAAGCTGGCCTCAATCGATGAGGCCGAGGACCGGGAAAAATTTAAGGAACTGATGCAGCGTCTTGGTGAACCGGTTCCGGCTTCCCAAACGGTTGAAACGGTTGACGAAGCGCTGGCGTTTGCTCACCAGATCGGCTACCCAGTCATTGTCCGGCCCGCCTTTACCATGGGTGGCACCGGTGGGGGAATGTGCCACAACGATGAGGAATTACGGACGATTGCGGCCAACGGGTTGGACTTATCGCCAGCAACTCAGTGCTTGATTGAAAAGTCAATTGCCGGTTACAAGGAAGTCGAGTTTGAAGTAATGCGGGACGCCGCTGACAACGCGATGGTAGTCTGCTGCATGGAAAACTTCGACCCAGTCGGCATCCACACTGGGGACTCGATCGTCTTTGCACCGAGCCAAACCCTCTCCGACCGTGATTACCAGATGCTGCGGGACTGTGCTCTCAAGCTGATTCGCGCCCTGAAGATTGAGGGGGGCTGTAACGTTCAATTGGCCCTCGACCCCAACAGCTACCACTACGACGTGATCGAAGTCAACCCCCGGGTCTCCCGGTCATCGGCCTTAGCCTCCAAGGCTACGGGTTACCCAATTGCTAAGATGGCGGCAAAGATTGCGGTTGGCCTGACGCTAGATGAAATTAAGAACCCGGTTACCGGGACGACCTACGCCGAATTTGAGCCGGCCCTCGACTACGTAGTCTGCAAGATTCCCCGTTGGCCGTTTGACAAGTTCAACCGAGCTGACCGCCGGCTAGGCAGTCAAATGAAAGCGACTGGGGAGGTTATGGCAATTGGTCGGACCGCCGAGGAAGCCCTCCAAAAGGCCGTTCGTTCATTGGAAATTGACGAAAAGGACCTGTACTCTGCGTCGGCCCATGCGGCGACCGATACCGCCCTGGAGGACAAGTTGGTCCATGCGGAGGATGATCGTCTCTTCTACATTGCCGAAGCCTTCAGCCGCGGTTACAGTATTGACGACGTGCACGAGCTGACTAAGATTAACGACTACTTTCTTGATATCGTGGCCCACCTGGTTGAACTGGAGCAGGCAATCAAGGACCAGCCGAACGATGTCGCTACCCTGCGACAGGCCAAGAAGTGCGGCTTTAGTGACCCAACAATTGCCCGCCTTTGGGAAACGACTCCGGCGGCAGTGCGGGACTTGCGCAAGGCTAACGGGATTGTGCCGGTCTACAAGATGGTTGATACCTGTGCCGCCGAGTTTGAGTCGGCAACCCCATACTTTTACAGCACTTACGACCGGGAAAACGAAAGCCAGCGGACGGATAAAAAGTCAGTCTTGGTTATCGGTTCTGGCCCGATTCGAATTGGGCAGGGGGTCGAATTTGACTACGCCACCGTTCACTGTGTTAAGGCCCTGCAGGCACTGGGCTACGAAGCTATCGTCATGAATTCGAATCCCGAAACGGTCTCAACCGACTTTTCCATTTCCGATAAGCTCTACTTTGAACCACTGACGCTTGAAGACGTTATGAATGTGATCGACCTTGAGCAGCCGGAAGGGGTCATCGTTCAGTTCGGCGGTCAGACGGCAATCAACCTGGCGGCCGGCTTGGAGAAAAACGGTGTCCAGATCCTGGGGACCAGTGTCAAGGACCTTGATGCTGCTGAGGACCGGCGGATTTTCGATGAGATTATCAAGCAGCTTGACTTAAAGCAACCGGTTGGTCTGACCGCCACGACCCACCAGGGGGTTATCGACGCCGCTAAACAAATCGGCTATCCGGTGTTAGTTCGGCCGAGCTACGTCCTCGGGGGAAAGGCGATGGAAATCGTTTATAACGAAGATGAGCTCCGCCAGTACCTTAAGGAAAACGCCGACGTGGCGAGCGATCATCCAATCTTGATCGATGCCTATCTGGAAGGACGGGAGTGTGAAGTTGACGCCATCTGTGACGGCCAGGACGTCCTCCTGCCGGGAATCATGGAGCACATTGAACACGCCGGAGTCCACTCAGGGGACTCAATGGCGGTTTACCCACCACAGAGTTTTGATGATGATATCAAGCAGCAGATTGTCGGCGCTACTAAGAAGCTGGCAATTGCCCTCAAGTGTCGGGGAATTATGAATATCCAGTTCATCATTCACGACCACGAGGCCTATGTCTTGGAAGTCAACCCGCGGGCAAGCCGGACGGTACCGTTCCTGAGCAAGATTACCGGAATTGAGATGGCCCAGGTGGCGACCCGTGTAATCCTCGGTGAGAGTTTGGCGGACCAGGGCTACCATGATGGTCTCTATCCAGAGAGCAAGACAATTCACGTCAAGGCACCGGTCTTCAGTTTCAACAAGCTGGATGACGTTGATGCCTACCTCGGTCCCGAGATGAAGTCGACGGGGGAGGTAATGGGCAGCGACCAGACCTTCGCAAAGGCGCTCTACAAGGCCTTCGCTGGGGCTAAAATGCAGCTGCCGGATAACGGGAGCGTCCTACTGACGATTGAAGATAACGATAAGGAGACGATTCTGCCGCTGGCGAAGCGCTTTGCCCTGATTGGCTACCGGCTTCTTGCAACGAAGGGGACCGCGGACTTCCTGAAAGAGAACGGCCTCCACGTCGAAACGGTCGGCAAGATTGGCGAGGATGATGGGGATGTTAACATCATCAACAAGCTCAAGGATAACCGGGTCGACCTGGTTATCAACACGATGGGGCATGACTATGCAAAGAACTCAGACGGCTTTATCATCCGGCAGACGGCGATTGAACACAACATCCCGCTGCTGACGGCGCTGGACACGGTTGATGCCCTGTTACGGGCGCTTGAGAACCGTTCCTTCTCGACGACCGCCTTGTAA
- a CDS encoding carbamoyl phosphate synthase small subunit translates to MAARYLIFEDGTVFAGEDFGAPAVTFGEVVFNTSMTGYQEIITNQIYNNQLLVFTQPNIGSTGIQRNIYETIVPTIKGVVVRSLSNVATNNVRRLTLDQYLKQMNIPGITNIDTRAIVHKLRTAGKPLKGSIVPVPDDHAFDQLHATVLTSQQVAQVATPKPYPNPGVGKSVVVVDFGLKNGVLRQLSRRKCNVTVLPYTATTDEILRLDPDGVVLSTGPGDPNRLKASILQTIREVEERIPLFAIGLGHELFAMANGARVNRQPVEHHGMNHPLREVITDHIVYATQGGGFQVDPTTVDRTKLFVTYIDMLDNSIQGLRHREYPAFSVQFFPDGAPGPDETNALFDEFIDVMNRKEAQR, encoded by the coding sequence ATGGCAGCACGTTACCTGATTTTTGAAGATGGCACGGTTTTTGCCGGCGAAGACTTTGGGGCTCCAGCGGTCACGTTTGGCGAGGTAGTTTTTAACACCAGCATGACCGGTTACCAGGAAATTATTACTAACCAGATTTACAATAACCAGCTGCTGGTGTTTACCCAGCCGAATATTGGCAGTACCGGGATTCAACGGAATATTTATGAAACAATTGTGCCAACGATTAAGGGGGTCGTTGTCCGCTCCCTCTCCAATGTGGCTACTAATAACGTGCGCCGTCTGACCCTGGATCAGTACCTGAAGCAGATGAACATCCCAGGAATCACCAACATTGATACCCGGGCAATCGTCCATAAGCTCCGGACGGCGGGTAAACCGCTCAAGGGGAGCATTGTCCCCGTGCCAGATGATCACGCCTTTGACCAGCTGCATGCGACCGTGCTTACCAGTCAGCAGGTCGCCCAGGTAGCAACGCCCAAGCCCTACCCAAATCCGGGAGTGGGGAAGAGCGTCGTCGTGGTCGACTTTGGACTCAAGAACGGTGTCCTGCGCCAACTGAGCCGTCGCAAGTGTAACGTTACCGTATTACCGTACACGGCGACGACCGACGAAATTCTTCGCTTAGATCCAGACGGGGTCGTCCTGTCAACCGGGCCGGGGGACCCGAACCGGCTCAAGGCGTCGATCCTCCAGACCATTCGGGAAGTTGAAGAGCGGATTCCGCTGTTTGCCATTGGCTTGGGGCACGAGCTCTTCGCGATGGCTAATGGTGCCCGCGTGAACCGGCAGCCGGTCGAGCACCACGGGATGAACCACCCGCTCCGGGAAGTGATTACTGACCACATCGTTTACGCGACCCAGGGCGGTGGCTTCCAGGTTGATCCGACGACCGTTGACCGGACCAAGCTCTTCGTCACCTATATCGATATGTTGGACAATAGCATTCAGGGCTTGCGGCACCGGGAATATCCGGCCTTTTCCGTCCAGTTCTTCCCAGATGGGGCACCGGGTCCTGATGAGACCAACGCACTGTTTGACGAATTTATTGACGTAATGAACCGAAAGGAGGCTCAGCGCTGA
- the lspA gene encoding signal peptidase II yields MPVLGALLLTVILIVADQLVKHWVVAHIALGASQPFLGNLVALTNLHNDGAAWSILAGQQWLFTVITVVALLAELFFAWRWRRQPRLLAPLCLIIAGTIGNFIDRLQNGYVVDMFELLFINFPVFNLADCCLTVGVLWLLVIVVREED; encoded by the coding sequence GTGCCAGTACTCGGAGCTTTGCTGCTAACGGTTATCCTGATAGTTGCTGACCAGCTGGTTAAGCACTGGGTGGTTGCTCACATTGCCCTGGGTGCCAGTCAGCCCTTTCTTGGTAACCTTGTTGCGTTAACCAACCTGCATAATGATGGGGCTGCCTGGAGCATTCTGGCGGGGCAGCAGTGGCTTTTTACGGTCATCACCGTGGTTGCACTATTGGCAGAACTTTTCTTTGCCTGGCGGTGGCGCCGGCAGCCACGCTTACTGGCGCCCCTGTGTCTGATTATTGCCGGAACGATTGGCAACTTCATCGACCGCCTGCAAAATGGCTACGTGGTCGATATGTTTGAGCTGCTGTTTATTAACTTCCCGGTCTTTAACCTTGCTGACTGCTGTTTGACGGTCGGGGTTCTCTGGTTATTGGTAATCGTCGTGCGGGAGGAAGATTAG
- the carA gene encoding glutamine-hydrolyzing carbamoyl-phosphate synthase small subunit — MERYLVLEDGSVYAGEAFGADRSTLGEVVFTTGMTGYQEAITDQSYANQILVFTNPLIGNYGVNLDDYESLEPQIKGVICHQVARRPSNWRMQDTLPHFLSHRSIPGIQGIDTRELVRKLRHHGTLRGAIVDSVANLEDIVKKLQTAAPTANIISQVSTKSPYPNPGTKRNIVVIDFGIKHSILRELAERECNVIVLPYTATAEEILNLKPDGILLSNGPGDPEEMTAAAKMVAEVEKHLPLFGICMGHQIFALANGAKTYKMKFGHRGFNHPVRNIATGEIDFTSQNHGYAVDPASVDAEKLLVTHVEVNDGTVEGLRHKQYPAFSVQFHPDAAPGPHDADSLFDDFISMVDQQRSERTNA; from the coding sequence ATGGAACGCTACCTAGTATTAGAAGACGGCAGTGTTTACGCCGGGGAAGCCTTTGGCGCCGACCGGTCAACCCTCGGTGAGGTGGTCTTCACCACAGGGATGACGGGTTACCAAGAGGCAATTACGGACCAGTCCTATGCCAACCAGATCCTGGTCTTTACCAACCCGCTGATTGGCAACTACGGGGTCAACCTCGATGATTATGAGTCCCTGGAACCGCAAATCAAGGGTGTTATCTGCCACCAGGTTGCCCGGCGGCCAAGCAACTGGCGGATGCAGGATACTTTACCGCACTTCCTCAGCCACCGCAGCATTCCGGGGATCCAGGGGATTGACACCCGGGAATTGGTGCGGAAGCTCCGCCATCACGGGACCCTGCGCGGTGCCATCGTTGATAGTGTGGCCAATCTGGAAGACATCGTTAAAAAGCTCCAGACAGCGGCACCAACGGCTAACATCATCAGCCAAGTTTCGACCAAGTCGCCGTACCCGAATCCGGGAACGAAGCGCAACATTGTTGTCATCGACTTCGGGATCAAGCATAGTATCCTCCGGGAACTGGCAGAGCGGGAATGCAACGTGATTGTCCTGCCATATACCGCGACGGCTGAAGAAATCCTCAACCTTAAGCCGGACGGTATTTTGCTGAGCAACGGCCCTGGAGACCCGGAAGAAATGACGGCGGCGGCCAAGATGGTAGCTGAGGTGGAAAAGCACCTGCCGCTGTTTGGCATCTGCATGGGGCACCAGATTTTTGCGCTAGCGAACGGTGCTAAGACTTACAAGATGAAGTTCGGCCATCGGGGCTTCAACCACCCGGTTCGCAACATCGCCACCGGCGAAATCGACTTTACCTCCCAAAACCATGGTTATGCCGTGGATCCGGCTTCGGTGGACGCGGAAAAGCTGTTGGTTACCCACGTGGAGGTCAACGATGGAACGGTTGAGGGCCTGCGCCACAAGCAGTACCCGGCCTTCTCCGTCCAGTTCCACCCGGACGCGGCTCCCGGTCCTCACGACGCCGACAGCCTATTTGACGATTTTATTAGCATGGTAGACCAACAAAGGAGTGAACGGACGAATGCCTAA
- a CDS encoding ribonuclease HI family protein, which translates to MIKLYTDAATKGNPGPTGLGALVLADHQQFQLTSTVANCDNHQGEFAAAEFGFHYLLQHFPTAQTILFYTDSRLLSDAIGKNYTKHYQAELDRLNDLLNRFPTVVTQWIPDAQNQGAHHLANQALQSVE; encoded by the coding sequence ATGATCAAACTATATACTGACGCGGCAACCAAGGGCAACCCGGGGCCGACGGGACTGGGGGCCCTTGTGCTCGCCGACCACCAGCAATTTCAGCTAACATCAACGGTTGCCAACTGTGACAACCACCAGGGAGAATTCGCGGCAGCCGAATTTGGCTTCCACTACCTCCTCCAGCACTTTCCTACCGCGCAAACAATCCTATTTTACACTGACAGCCGCCTCCTGAGTGACGCCATCGGCAAAAATTATACAAAACATTACCAAGCTGAGCTGGATCGGCTGAATGACCTGCTCAACCGTTTTCCCACCGTGGTAACCCAGTGGATTCCGGACGCCCAAAATCAGGGTGCCCATCACTTAGCAAACCAGGCCCTGCAATCAGTAGAATGA
- a CDS encoding RluA family pseudouridine synthase — MADTLKLTVDDTLTGRIDKVLAHQFNQFSRSHLQKWIEDGNVRVNGQPVKPKYKLAVGDQVVIEPEAPQKVDLTPEKIPLDIVYEDDDVIVVNKPQGMVVHPAPGHPNHTLVNALLYHSPLSTINGEFRPGIVHRIDKDTSGLLMIAKNDLAHRSLAAQLKAKTNQREYVALVHGVIKQDAGTINAPIGRSKKDRKKQAVVSDGRHAVTHFKVLHRFRHYTLVSCRLETGRTHQIRVHMKSIGHPLAGDPLYGPRKTLPGRGQYLHARLLGFKHPRTGKELVFTAPLPEYFQQMLDKLKKTDSN; from the coding sequence ATGGCAGATACACTCAAACTAACAGTAGATGATACGCTGACGGGGCGGATTGATAAGGTCCTCGCCCACCAGTTTAATCAATTTTCCCGTTCCCACCTGCAAAAGTGGATTGAGGACGGAAACGTCCGCGTTAATGGTCAACCGGTTAAGCCTAAGTATAAACTGGCGGTCGGGGACCAGGTCGTAATTGAACCCGAGGCACCCCAGAAAGTTGACCTAACACCGGAAAAGATCCCCCTTGACATTGTGTATGAAGATGATGATGTCATCGTCGTGAATAAGCCCCAGGGGATGGTCGTCCATCCAGCCCCCGGGCACCCGAACCATACCCTGGTTAATGCCTTGCTGTATCATAGCCCGCTTTCAACTATTAATGGGGAATTTCGTCCCGGAATCGTTCACCGGATCGATAAGGATACCTCGGGCCTGCTGATGATTGCCAAAAATGACCTGGCTCACCGCTCGCTGGCGGCCCAGCTGAAGGCCAAAACCAACCAGCGGGAATATGTGGCCCTGGTCCACGGGGTCATTAAGCAGGATGCGGGGACAATCAACGCCCCCATCGGTCGTTCAAAAAAGGACCGCAAGAAGCAGGCGGTTGTGAGTGACGGGCGGCACGCAGTCACCCATTTCAAGGTTCTTCACCGCTTCCGTCACTACACCCTGGTTTCCTGCCGTCTGGAAACTGGCCGGACCCACCAAATCCGGGTTCATATGAAGTCAATCGGCCACCCGCTGGCCGGTGACCCCCTGTACGGACCACGGAAGACCTTGCCTGGCCGGGGACAGTACCTGCACGCACGGCTTCTCGGGTTTAAACACCCACGAACCGGGAAAGAACTGGTCTTTACGGCACCGTTACCGGAGTATTTCCAGCAGATGCTAGACAAGCTGAAAAAAACGGATTCTAATTAA
- a CDS encoding EbsA family protein yields the protein MEEETRYFYQPDLTGAIISWSWTFLIFVAGLVVWLEITHFQWLTAILFALFAILTFLEIKRRTVLVTPTKLTFSRLLQRDYLVIPLADIRQPHFTKHTVTMTVNGEVLNFTFSNKAVRRLQALIKQQEKEN from the coding sequence ATGGAAGAAGAAACCCGCTATTTTTATCAGCCTGATTTGACCGGAGCCATTATCAGCTGGTCATGGACCTTCTTGATTTTCGTCGCCGGTCTGGTGGTCTGGTTGGAAATTACTCACTTTCAGTGGCTGACGGCCATCCTGTTTGCCCTCTTTGCAATTTTAACCTTCTTGGAAATCAAACGGCGCACCGTCCTGGTCACCCCGACCAAGCTGACTTTTAGCCGGCTCTTACAACGGGACTACCTGGTAATTCCCCTGGCTGATATTCGCCAACCCCATTTTACTAAACATACCGTCACAATGACAGTTAATGGGGAGGTCTTGAATTTTACCTTCAGTAATAAAGCGGTGCGCCGCTTGCAGGCACTTATCAAACAACAGGAAAAGGAGAATTAG
- a CDS encoding LapA family protein, whose product MKKQSTTIISIILLIIIAILAVANMAPVEVNLLFTRFQSPLILLILGCFLIGALIIYLFSFSNHLKQGKELKTLRASKADPQKVAKLEKQVQELLKENAALKSANANLNKEQQKAAAANPAK is encoded by the coding sequence ATGAAAAAACAATCTACGACGATTATCTCAATTATCCTATTAATCATTATCGCTATCCTTGCCGTTGCCAATATGGCGCCCGTTGAGGTCAACCTGCTCTTCACCCGCTTCCAGAGCCCGTTGATTCTGCTGATCCTCGGTTGTTTCCTAATAGGGGCACTGATTATCTACCTCTTTTCCTTCTCTAACCACCTGAAACAGGGGAAGGAACTCAAAACACTCCGAGCCAGCAAAGCCGATCCGCAGAAAGTTGCTAAGCTGGAAAAACAAGTTCAAGAACTGTTGAAAGAAAACGCCGCCCTCAAGTCCGCCAATGCCAACTTGAACAAGGAGCAGCAAAAAGCCGCTGCCGCCAATCCAGCAAAGTAA
- a CDS encoding dihydroorotase, whose amino-acid sequence MKTLIQNGTVYTNGQLVKTDVLIDDGQIQALGDFGDLGDEVGRVINASGKLVAPGLVDVHVHYRDPGQTQKETIKTGSAAAAHGGFTTVGAMPNVEPTPDTPERVAEMVKRNQAEGLVHIAQYATITTGRSGDQLVDFAGVKEAGAFAVSNDGSGVQTAGTMYKAMQGAAAAGLPLAAHVEDNSLLFGGVMNEGKRSRELGVPGAPSVSESAQVARDLVLAKATGVHYHVCHVSTKESIAMIRFAKQQGVNVTCEASPHHLLLADKDIPTCNSNYKMNPPLRSEEDRQALLQGLLDGTVDMIATDHAPHTVDDKPGDFTKAANGITGSETAFCELYTKLVKTGICGLAKLLDLLTAKPADLFGLDQAGHLEPGKPADIAIFDLEHESEIKQEDYQSKGINTPFTGDHVYGATVMTLVDGHVVYERKED is encoded by the coding sequence ATGAAAACCTTAATTCAAAACGGGACCGTATATACTAACGGTCAATTAGTGAAAACCGATGTATTGATCGATGATGGTCAGATTCAGGCACTTGGCGATTTTGGCGACCTCGGTGATGAAGTTGGCCGGGTAATTAATGCTAGTGGCAAGCTGGTTGCACCGGGTTTGGTCGATGTTCACGTTCATTACCGTGACCCCGGTCAGACCCAGAAGGAAACGATTAAAACCGGTTCTGCCGCGGCGGCACACGGTGGCTTTACGACCGTTGGTGCGATGCCAAACGTTGAACCGACACCGGACACGCCGGAACGAGTTGCGGAAATGGTTAAACGCAACCAGGCAGAAGGACTGGTTCACATTGCCCAGTACGCTACGATTACGACCGGGCGGAGCGGCGACCAGCTCGTTGACTTTGCCGGCGTCAAGGAAGCCGGCGCCTTTGCCGTGTCTAATGACGGCAGTGGGGTGCAAACCGCCGGAACGATGTACAAGGCAATGCAGGGCGCAGCCGCCGCGGGATTGCCACTAGCAGCCCACGTCGAAGACAACTCCCTCCTTTTCGGTGGAGTGATGAACGAGGGCAAACGGTCCCGTGAATTGGGCGTACCGGGTGCACCGAGCGTGTCTGAATCAGCTCAGGTGGCCCGGGACCTGGTGCTTGCCAAGGCGACTGGCGTTCACTACCACGTCTGCCACGTTTCCACGAAGGAAAGCATTGCCATGATCCGTTTTGCCAAGCAGCAGGGGGTGAACGTTACCTGTGAGGCATCTCCCCACCACTTGCTGCTGGCCGACAAAGACATTCCGACCTGCAACAGCAACTATAAGATGAACCCGCCATTGCGCAGTGAAGAAGACCGGCAGGCGTTGCTTCAGGGGCTGCTGGACGGGACGGTCGACATGATTGCGACCGACCATGCCCCCCACACCGTTGACGACAAGCCGGGCGACTTTACCAAGGCGGCTAACGGGATTACCGGGAGCGAGACGGCATTCTGCGAATTGTATACGAAGCTGGTCAAAACCGGTATTTGCGGTCTAGCAAAGCTTTTGGACCTGCTGACGGCGAAACCGGCAGACCTGTTTGGCTTGGATCAGGCGGGGCACCTAGAACCAGGGAAGCCTGCCGACATCGCAATTTTTGACCTGGAACACGAAAGTGAAATCAAGCAGGAAGATTACCAGTCCAAGGGCATTAACACGCCGTTTACCGGTGATCACGTTTATGGGGCGACGGTCATGACCCTAGTCGATGGTCATGTAGTTTATGAACGAAAGGAAGATTAA
- a CDS encoding THUMP domain-containing class I SAM-dependent RNA methyltransferase has protein sequence MQKYKLMATAAAGIEALVGKELRRLGYDTQVENGRVRYQGDMRDILTTNLWLRTADRVKIIVGEFTARTFDELFEQTKALPWESFLPVDAEFPVEGRSHHSQLHNVPSVQAIVKKAIVQRLSEVYHRRTRLPETGALYSLEVAINKDQVMLTLDTTGDSLFKRGYRRNKGGAPLKENMAAALVLLAHWFTDNPFVDPVCGSGTIPIEAALIGHNIAPGINRSFVCEQWTNLTPAGLSDEVRDKADAQADYDVELDIHGYDIDQNMIDIAQENCRAAGLTHDIAFKQLAVKDWHTDKINGVIVANPPYGERLSDHEAVHELYRQMGDIYRPMTTWSKYILTADLEFEKYYGAPATKRRKLYNGALRTDLFQYWGKKKR, from the coding sequence TTGCAAAAATATAAATTAATGGCAACTGCAGCAGCGGGAATTGAGGCCCTGGTCGGCAAGGAGCTCCGTCGACTGGGGTATGACACCCAGGTGGAGAATGGCCGGGTGCGCTACCAGGGGGACATGAGGGATATCCTGACTACGAACCTCTGGCTGCGGACAGCTGACCGGGTCAAAATTATTGTGGGTGAGTTTACGGCCCGCACCTTCGATGAGCTGTTTGAACAGACTAAGGCGTTACCCTGGGAAAGTTTCCTGCCAGTAGACGCTGAATTTCCGGTGGAAGGGCGGAGTCACCACTCGCAGCTGCATAACGTGCCGAGTGTTCAAGCCATCGTCAAAAAGGCGATTGTCCAGCGGCTAAGCGAAGTTTACCACCGGCGGACCCGCCTGCCGGAAACCGGTGCCCTGTACTCGCTAGAAGTAGCAATTAACAAGGACCAGGTCATGCTAACCCTGGATACTACGGGGGATAGCCTGTTTAAACGTGGTTACCGGCGGAATAAGGGGGGCGCGCCATTAAAGGAAAACATGGCCGCAGCCCTGGTGCTTTTGGCCCACTGGTTTACCGATAACCCGTTTGTTGATCCTGTTTGTGGTTCGGGGACGATCCCGATTGAGGCGGCCTTGATTGGCCACAACATTGCTCCTGGAATCAACCGGAGTTTTGTCTGTGAGCAGTGGACAAACTTGACGCCAGCGGGCCTTAGTGACGAGGTCCGCGATAAGGCTGATGCCCAGGCTGATTACGACGTTGAACTGGATATCCACGGATATGATATTGACCAGAACATGATTGACATCGCCCAGGAAAACTGCCGGGCCGCTGGCTTGACCCATGACATTGCCTTCAAGCAACTGGCGGTCAAGGACTGGCATACCGATAAGATTAACGGGGTGATCGTCGCCAACCCGCCGTACGGGGAGCGGCTTTCCGACCACGAGGCAGTCCACGAGCTGTATCGGCAGATGGGGGATATCTACCGGCCAATGACGACCTGGAGCAAGTACATTCTGACCGCCGACCTGGAGTTTGAAAAGTACTATGGTGCGCCGGCTACGAAGCGGCGTAAACTATACAATGGTGCCTTGCGGACCGATCTTTTCCAATATTGGGGCAAAAAGAAACGCTAA